A genomic window from Streptomyces brevispora includes:
- the fahA gene encoding fumarylacetoacetase, which yields MPEQSSPLELAEGDPFGPHNLPYGVFSTPDRPGEQRVGVRIGSHVLDAGAAATALGSPYAQLLAQPDLMPLLAAGRTAWSDVRRALTAWVTVPAHRADIEPLLHPVDSVTLHLPYRVADYVDFYASEHHATNVGRIFRPDGDALTPNWKHLPIGYHGRAGTVVVSGTDVTRPSGQRKAPADPAPVFGPSVKLDIEAEVGFVVGTGSEQGRPVALADFREHVFGLSLLNDWSARDIQAWEYVPLGPFLGKSFATSVSAWVTPLEALDAARTAPPARDFPLLPYLDDTDEEQPGGFDLRLSVAINGQVVAEPPFSTMYWTAAQQLAQMTVNGASLRTGDLYGSGTISGAEPAQRGSLLELTWNGRDPLELREGKRTFLEDGDTVTMTAWAPGPDGIRVGLGEVTGRIVSAP from the coding sequence ATGCCCGAGCAGAGCAGCCCGCTCGAACTGGCCGAGGGCGACCCCTTCGGTCCGCACAACCTTCCCTACGGCGTCTTCTCCACCCCCGACCGGCCCGGTGAGCAACGGGTCGGCGTCCGCATCGGCAGCCATGTACTGGACGCCGGGGCGGCCGCGACGGCCCTCGGCTCGCCCTATGCGCAGCTGCTGGCCCAGCCCGACCTGATGCCGCTGCTCGCGGCCGGCCGCACCGCGTGGAGCGATGTGCGCCGGGCGCTGACCGCGTGGGTGACGGTCCCGGCCCACCGCGCGGACATCGAGCCGCTGCTGCACCCGGTGGACTCCGTGACGCTCCATCTGCCCTACCGGGTGGCGGACTACGTCGACTTCTACGCCAGCGAGCACCACGCCACCAACGTCGGCCGGATCTTCCGCCCGGACGGTGACGCGCTCACGCCCAACTGGAAGCACCTGCCCATCGGTTACCACGGCCGGGCGGGCACGGTCGTGGTCTCCGGCACGGACGTGACGCGCCCGTCGGGCCAGCGCAAGGCCCCCGCCGACCCGGCTCCGGTCTTCGGCCCGTCCGTCAAGCTGGACATCGAGGCCGAGGTCGGATTCGTCGTCGGCACCGGCTCCGAGCAGGGCCGTCCCGTCGCACTCGCCGACTTCCGCGAGCACGTCTTCGGCCTGTCGCTGCTCAACGACTGGTCGGCGCGCGACATCCAGGCGTGGGAGTACGTACCGCTGGGACCCTTCCTCGGCAAGTCGTTCGCCACGTCCGTATCGGCCTGGGTGACCCCGCTGGAGGCCCTGGACGCCGCCCGCACCGCCCCGCCCGCCCGCGACTTCCCGCTGCTGCCCTACCTCGACGACACGGACGAGGAGCAGCCCGGCGGCTTCGACCTCCGGCTCTCCGTCGCCATCAACGGCCAGGTCGTCGCGGAACCGCCGTTCTCCACCATGTACTGGACAGCTGCCCAGCAGTTGGCGCAGATGACGGTGAACGGCGCCTCGCTGCGCACCGGTGACCTGTACGGCTCCGGCACCATCAGCGGCGCCGAGCCCGCCCAGCGCGGGTCACTGCTCGAACTCACCTGGAACGGCCGCGACCCGCTGGAACTCCGCGAGGGCAAGCGGACGTTCCTGGAGGACGGCGACACGGTGACGATGACGGCCTGGGCGCCGGGACCGGACGGCATCCGGGTCGGTCTCGGCGAAGTGACGGGACGGATCGTCTCCGCGCCGTGA
- a CDS encoding CocE/NonD family hydrolase, translated as MRIRTEFPYETTREDIRIPLPDGTLLYARIWRPVTDEPVPALLEYLPYRLSDWTAPRDWQRHPWYAGHGYASVRVDVRGHGNSEGLPGDEYDATELADGVAVIHWLAQQEWCSGRVGMFGISWGGFNSLQIAALAPEPLKAIVTVCSTDDRYDNDVHYMGGSVLAVDMHAWAATMLAFVCRPPDPAQVGTVWKDMWLKRLEAVDPLIHTWLAHQTRDDYWRHGSVCEDYSAITANVLAVGGWHDPYRDTVLRLVEHLDPAKVRGLIGPWSHQYPDRGLPPGPAIGFLQETLRWWDQHLKEKDTGVMSEPLLRSWISESHRPATVYETLPGRWVGDTSWPSENITPVAYALKGGPQTVDSPQQTGVDAGRFFPFGNDADLPPDQREEDARSVSFEFPVEASPIEVLGRPRVRLRIRMDVPRGQAVARLCDVAPDGSSTLVTRGVLNLAARHGRDRAEDWPAGMTEDVTFDLNGIGHTFPPGHRIRLAVSSAYWPWIWPQAGSAGFTLDAEGSFVELPVRRHTEDPAIRFEEPEQSEPLGVVHPVTLDEQRPERLVIRDVAKGEWRMEVDPRYGGTRIYPDGLEFTEDARETYTIQERDPLSARTRSDWTVRLHRPEMAWDARVETRSEIAADATHFITSNEVVCRDGGEVVFHRTWEKRIPRTAG; from the coding sequence ATGCGCATCCGCACCGAATTCCCGTACGAGACGACCCGCGAGGACATCCGTATCCCGCTGCCGGACGGCACCCTGCTGTACGCCCGGATCTGGCGGCCGGTCACCGATGAACCGGTGCCCGCGCTGCTCGAGTACCTGCCGTACCGGCTGAGCGACTGGACGGCGCCGCGCGACTGGCAGCGCCACCCCTGGTACGCGGGCCACGGCTACGCCTCGGTGCGCGTCGATGTGCGCGGCCACGGCAACAGCGAGGGGCTGCCGGGCGACGAGTACGACGCGACCGAACTCGCCGACGGTGTCGCGGTCATCCACTGGCTCGCCCAGCAGGAGTGGTGCTCGGGCCGGGTCGGCATGTTCGGCATCTCCTGGGGCGGCTTCAACTCCCTCCAGATCGCCGCGCTCGCCCCCGAGCCGCTGAAGGCGATCGTCACCGTGTGCTCGACGGACGACCGCTACGACAACGACGTCCACTACATGGGCGGCTCGGTCCTCGCCGTGGACATGCACGCCTGGGCGGCGACGATGCTCGCCTTCGTCTGCCGGCCGCCCGACCCGGCCCAGGTCGGCACCGTGTGGAAGGACATGTGGCTGAAGCGGCTCGAAGCCGTCGATCCCCTCATCCACACCTGGCTGGCCCACCAGACGCGCGACGACTACTGGAGACACGGCAGCGTCTGCGAGGACTACTCCGCCATCACGGCGAACGTCCTCGCGGTCGGCGGCTGGCACGACCCGTACCGCGACACCGTGCTCCGGCTCGTCGAGCACCTGGACCCGGCGAAGGTCCGCGGGCTGATCGGGCCCTGGTCGCACCAGTACCCCGACCGCGGTCTGCCGCCGGGGCCCGCGATCGGCTTCCTCCAGGAGACGCTGCGCTGGTGGGACCAGCACCTGAAGGAGAAGGACACCGGCGTCATGTCGGAGCCGCTGCTGCGGTCCTGGATCAGCGAGTCGCACCGGCCCGCCACGGTGTACGAGACGCTGCCCGGCCGCTGGGTCGGGGACACCAGCTGGCCGTCGGAGAACATCACGCCGGTCGCGTACGCCCTCAAGGGCGGGCCGCAGACCGTCGACTCGCCGCAGCAGACCGGGGTGGACGCGGGCCGGTTCTTCCCGTTCGGCAACGACGCCGACCTGCCGCCCGACCAGCGCGAGGAGGACGCCCGATCGGTGTCCTTCGAGTTCCCGGTCGAGGCCTCCCCGATCGAGGTCCTGGGCCGCCCCCGGGTGCGGCTGCGCATCCGGATGGACGTACCGCGCGGCCAGGCCGTCGCCCGGCTCTGCGACGTCGCCCCCGACGGCTCCTCCACGCTCGTCACCCGCGGCGTCCTCAACCTCGCCGCCCGGCACGGCCGGGACCGCGCCGAGGACTGGCCGGCCGGCATGACCGAGGACGTCACGTTCGACCTGAACGGCATCGGGCACACCTTCCCGCCCGGTCACCGGATCAGGCTCGCGGTCTCCAGCGCGTACTGGCCGTGGATCTGGCCGCAGGCCGGCTCGGCGGGCTTCACCTTGGACGCCGAGGGCAGCTTCGTCGAACTGCCGGTGCGCCGGCACACCGAGGACCCCGCGATCCGCTTCGAGGAACCGGAGCAGTCGGAGCCGCTCGGTGTCGTCCACCCGGTCACGCTCGACGAGCAGCGCCCCGAGCGCCTGGTGATCCGCGATGTCGCCAAGGGCGAGTGGCGGATGGAGGTGGACCCGCGCTACGGCGGCACCCGGATCTACCCGGACGGCCTCGAATTCACCGAGGACGCACGGGAGACGTACACGATCCAGGAGCGCGACCCGCTCTCCGCGCGCACCCGTTCCGACTGGACGGTCCGGCTGCACCGGCCGGAGATGGCCTGGGACGCGCGGGTCGAGACGCGCTCCGAGATCGCCGCCGACGCCACCCACTTCATCACCTCCAACGAGGTGGTGTGCAGGGACGGCGGCGAGGTCGTCTTCCACCGGACCTGGGAGAAGCGCATCCCGCGCACGGCCGGCTGA
- a CDS encoding peptide MFS transporter, producing MSHTATDTEPAQPPPGDDHAFFGQPRGLMTLSGLEVWERFSFLGMQAILVLYFADTVSNGGMGMAAGTAASVSAAYGTLVYLVSVAGGWLADRILGSYRAVLYGGILIAIGHYAMAVPTDAMTWVGLGLISAGTGLLKPNVATMVGKLYRTDDERRDAGFALYYMGINIGAFLGPLITGWLGDHASWHWGFSAAAFGMTLGLIQYVLGRRHLAGRKNTAEFALAPAPMRRAVRLIVVGAVVVAALATALALAGWLTMDRFVDLLTLISVIAPVVYFMVMFRSPRVSAEERGRLRPYVVLFLASVVFNFILFQAYSTMMLLASTNARTEVFGFHFPASWYASALGAFEVALAPVVAAVWAKMGPRQPHASNKIAIGVILGGLSFLLMVLPTSGHSGDTYKMAAWWIVGSYLLLGLGDILLETSGMSATTKLAPKAFASQTMALWFLSLALANGIQAQIVKLYGEVSNPAYFGVNGAIAVVAGVAVIAAAPWLKRTMHPVH from the coding sequence TTGTCCCACACCGCCACCGACACCGAACCCGCCCAGCCCCCGCCGGGTGACGACCACGCCTTCTTCGGCCAGCCACGGGGTCTGATGACCCTGTCCGGCCTGGAGGTCTGGGAGCGGTTCTCGTTCCTCGGCATGCAGGCGATCCTGGTCCTCTACTTCGCCGACACCGTCAGCAACGGCGGTATGGGGATGGCGGCCGGTACCGCCGCGTCCGTCTCCGCCGCCTACGGCACCCTCGTCTACCTGGTCTCCGTGGCCGGCGGCTGGCTGGCCGACCGGATTCTCGGCTCGTACCGCGCCGTCCTGTACGGCGGCATCCTCATCGCCATCGGGCATTACGCCATGGCGGTGCCCACCGACGCCATGACCTGGGTCGGCCTCGGCCTGATCAGTGCCGGAACGGGCCTGCTCAAGCCCAATGTGGCCACCATGGTCGGCAAGCTCTACCGTACCGACGACGAGCGCCGGGACGCCGGCTTCGCCCTCTACTACATGGGCATCAACATCGGCGCGTTCCTCGGCCCGCTGATCACCGGCTGGCTCGGTGACCACGCGAGCTGGCACTGGGGCTTCTCGGCCGCCGCCTTCGGTATGACGCTCGGCCTGATCCAGTACGTACTGGGCCGGCGTCACCTGGCCGGGCGTAAGAACACCGCCGAATTCGCCCTGGCCCCCGCACCGATGCGCAGGGCCGTCCGGCTCATCGTCGTCGGCGCCGTCGTGGTCGCCGCACTCGCCACCGCACTGGCGCTGGCGGGCTGGCTGACCATGGACCGCTTCGTCGACCTGCTCACCCTCATCTCGGTGATCGCACCGGTCGTGTACTTCATGGTGATGTTTCGGAGCCCCCGGGTCAGCGCCGAGGAGCGCGGCAGGCTGCGCCCTTACGTGGTGCTGTTCCTGGCCTCCGTCGTCTTCAACTTCATCCTCTTCCAGGCGTACTCGACGATGATGCTGCTGGCGTCGACCAACGCCCGCACGGAGGTCTTCGGCTTCCACTTCCCGGCCAGCTGGTACGCCTCGGCGCTCGGCGCGTTCGAGGTCGCACTGGCCCCGGTGGTCGCCGCCGTCTGGGCGAAGATGGGGCCCCGCCAGCCGCACGCGTCCAACAAGATCGCGATCGGGGTGATCCTCGGCGGGCTGTCGTTCCTGCTGATGGTCCTGCCGACCTCCGGGCACTCCGGGGACACCTACAAGATGGCCGCCTGGTGGATCGTCGGCTCGTACCTGCTGCTCGGCCTCGGCGACATCCTGCTGGAGACCTCCGGCATGTCCGCGACCACGAAGCTCGCCCCCAAGGCGTTCGCCAGCCAGACGATGGCGCTCTGGTTCCTCTCGCTGGCCCTCGCCAACGGCATCCAGGCCCAGATCGTGAAGCTGTACGGCGAGGTCTCCAACCCCGCCTACTTCGGTGTCAATGGCGCTATCGCGGTGGTGGCCGGTGTGGCCGTCATCGCAGCCGCCCCCTGGCTCAAGCGCACCATGCACCCCGTCCACTGA
- a CDS encoding polyprenyl synthetase family protein produces MTVVGPFGLSVRDQALEAGVQAGLAAVESGLLDATKSEVPFITEAAQHLVHAGGKRFRPLLAMLTAQFGDADAPGVVPAAVVVELTHLATLYHDDVMDEADVRRGVDSANSRWGNSVAVLTGDFLFARASHILADLGPEAVRIQAEAFERLVTGQILETAGPRDGRDPIDHYLDVMRGKTGSLVAVACRFGAMMAGADESATDTLTQYGERLGVAFQLADDVLDIASDSHESGKTPGTDLLEGIPTLPVLHLRAQAAADGKPDDLELVELLDGDLSDGDRLAEALRRLRAHPALEQARRDTVRYAEEARATLAPLPACYAKSALEEMCDAVVHRAG; encoded by the coding sequence GTGACCGTCGTCGGGCCGTTCGGACTGAGCGTGCGGGACCAGGCTCTTGAAGCCGGTGTCCAGGCCGGTTTGGCTGCTGTCGAGTCGGGGCTGCTCGATGCGACCAAGAGCGAGGTGCCCTTCATCACAGAGGCCGCGCAGCACCTCGTGCACGCGGGAGGCAAACGGTTCCGCCCGCTGCTCGCGATGCTGACGGCCCAGTTCGGTGACGCCGACGCACCCGGCGTGGTGCCCGCCGCCGTGGTCGTCGAGCTGACGCACCTCGCGACGCTGTACCACGACGACGTGATGGACGAGGCCGACGTCCGGCGCGGGGTCGACAGCGCGAACTCCCGCTGGGGCAACTCGGTGGCGGTGCTGACCGGCGACTTCCTCTTCGCGCGCGCGTCGCACATTCTGGCCGATCTCGGTCCGGAGGCCGTGCGCATCCAGGCCGAGGCGTTCGAGCGCCTGGTCACCGGCCAGATCCTGGAGACCGCGGGCCCGCGCGACGGCCGCGACCCGATCGACCACTACCTCGACGTGATGCGCGGCAAGACCGGTTCGCTGGTCGCGGTGGCCTGCCGGTTCGGCGCGATGATGGCCGGTGCCGACGAGTCGGCGACCGACACGCTCACCCAGTACGGCGAGCGGCTCGGCGTCGCCTTCCAGCTCGCCGACGACGTCCTCGACATCGCGTCCGACTCCCACGAGTCCGGCAAGACCCCCGGCACCGACCTCCTCGAAGGCATCCCGACCCTGCCCGTGCTCCACCTGAGGGCGCAGGCGGCGGCCGACGGGAAGCCGGACGACCTGGAGCTCGTCGAACTGCTGGACGGCGACCTGAGCGACGGCGACCGGCTCGCCGAGGCGCTGCGCCGGCTGCGCGCCCACCCGGCGCTCGAACAGGCACGACGCGACACCGTCCGGTACGCCGAGGAGGCGCGGGCCACGCTGGCACCGCTGCCCGCCTGCTACGCCAAGTCCGCGCTGGAAGAGATGTGCGACGCCGTGGTGCACCGCGCGGGCTGA
- a CDS encoding LolA family protein — translation MAPNDSAGTNGTAPHGTRGTVAGRRKAVRYIVPVAVAGVAAATIGLVPALASSGDPDLPEITAQELIEKIAASDTQQLSGTVKISADLGLPSIGGLAGSFIPDGAGDKGASGADPQAKLTELTSGTHTVRVAADGPDRQRVSILDKASEYSLIHNGDHVWAYDSGSNAVYHAKEKAPAGTKRGGQQLPDGVPTTPKAFAEQALKAADGTTSVTVDGTARIAGRDAYRLVLKPEQSGSTIGSVTVAVDARTGVPLKFTLRPSSGGKAVVDAGFTAVDFGKPDASSFSFTPPKGAEVTEADGAGDHGKAREAEKAEGGLGALKGVNVIGKGWNTIAEIKAPGGTGIPSKASGDGVPAEAQQFLDSIGDKVTGKFGSGTVFKTRLVNMLMTDDGRVYVGAVTKDALVKAADHAG, via the coding sequence ATGGCACCGAACGACAGCGCAGGCACCAACGGCACGGCCCCGCACGGCACCAGAGGCACCGTCGCGGGCCGCCGGAAGGCAGTGCGCTACATCGTCCCGGTAGCGGTGGCGGGAGTGGCGGCCGCGACGATCGGGCTGGTCCCGGCGCTCGCGAGCTCGGGCGACCCCGATCTGCCGGAGATCACCGCGCAGGAACTCATCGAGAAGATCGCCGCCTCGGACACGCAGCAGCTGTCCGGCACGGTGAAGATCAGCGCCGACCTCGGCCTCCCGTCGATCGGTGGCCTGGCCGGCTCCTTCATACCGGACGGCGCGGGGGACAAGGGCGCATCGGGCGCCGACCCGCAGGCGAAGCTGACGGAGCTGACGTCCGGCACGCACACCGTCCGGGTGGCTGCCGACGGCCCCGACCGGCAGCGCGTCTCCATCCTGGACAAGGCGTCCGAGTACAGCCTCATCCACAATGGTGACCACGTCTGGGCGTACGACAGCGGGTCGAACGCGGTCTACCACGCGAAGGAGAAGGCCCCGGCCGGTACGAAGCGCGGCGGGCAGCAGCTCCCCGACGGCGTACCGACCACCCCGAAGGCCTTCGCCGAACAGGCCCTCAAGGCCGCCGACGGCACCACGTCCGTGACGGTCGACGGCACCGCGCGGATCGCGGGCCGCGACGCGTACCGGCTGGTCCTCAAGCCCGAGCAGAGCGGCTCCACGATCGGATCGGTCACCGTCGCGGTGGACGCGAGGACCGGCGTACCGCTCAAGTTCACCCTCCGGCCCAGCAGCGGCGGCAAGGCGGTGGTCGACGCCGGGTTCACCGCGGTCGACTTCGGGAAGCCGGACGCGTCCTCGTTCTCCTTCACCCCGCCCAAGGGCGCCGAGGTCACCGAGGCGGACGGTGCCGGGGACCACGGGAAGGCCCGGGAGGCGGAGAAGGCCGAAGGAGGCCTGGGCGCGCTCAAGGGCGTGAACGTGATCGGCAAGGGCTGGAACACGATCGCCGAGATCAAGGCCCCCGGCGGCACGGGCATCCCCTCGAAGGCGTCGGGCGACGGCGTACCCGCCGAGGCACAGCAGTTCCTGGACTCGATCGGCGACAAGGTCACCGGCAAGTTCGGCTCGGGCACGGTCTTCAAGACCCGCCTGGTCAACATGCTGATGACCGACGACGGCCGGGTCTACGTCGGCGCGGTCACGAAGGACGCGCTGGTGAAGGCCGCCGACCACGCCGGCTGA
- a CDS encoding ABC transporter ATP-binding protein produces the protein MTESLTGPGPGTDPEPVAESESVTGPGTVSAPPAGEAAPVIETRGLTKRYRGGQLAVDGLDLTVPGGSVFGFLGPNGSGKTTTIRMLMGLIDPTSGTARVLGRPMPDAARTVLPHVGTLIEGPALYGFLSGRDNLVRYDCADPTADPRTRRARVDQALDRVGLAAAGGKKARAYSLGMKQRLGLAAALLRPRRLLVLDEPTNGLDPQGMREIRTLVRELAAEGTTVFLSSHLLDEIEQVCTHAAVMARGRLLTQGPVADLAAGTRGRLAVTTPDPADAARILKERGVTGLTLDGDRVRADAPPGSVELADLNTALVHGGVRVRSFGVERASLEDAFVALTGEGFDVAG, from the coding sequence ATGACCGAGTCCTTGACCGGCCCCGGCCCCGGGACCGACCCCGAGCCCGTGGCTGAGTCCGAGTCCGTGACCGGCCCCGGGACCGTGAGCGCTCCGCCTGCGGGGGAGGCCGCGCCCGTGATCGAGACCCGGGGCCTGACCAAGCGATACCGGGGCGGCCAGCTCGCCGTCGACGGGCTCGACCTCACCGTTCCCGGCGGCAGCGTCTTCGGCTTCCTCGGCCCCAACGGCTCCGGGAAGACCACCACCATCCGGATGCTGATGGGGCTGATCGACCCGACGTCCGGCACGGCAAGGGTCCTGGGCCGCCCCATGCCGGACGCGGCGCGCACCGTGCTCCCGCACGTCGGGACGCTGATCGAGGGGCCCGCGCTGTACGGATTCCTGAGCGGCCGGGACAACCTCGTGCGCTACGACTGCGCCGACCCGACCGCCGATCCGCGCACCCGCCGCGCCCGCGTGGACCAGGCCCTGGACCGGGTCGGCCTGGCCGCCGCGGGCGGCAAGAAGGCGCGGGCGTACTCGCTGGGCATGAAGCAGCGGCTCGGCCTCGCCGCCGCCCTGCTCCGGCCCCGCCGGCTCCTCGTCCTGGACGAGCCGACCAACGGCCTGGACCCGCAGGGCATGCGGGAGATCCGCACCCTGGTCCGGGAACTGGCGGCCGAGGGCACCACGGTGTTCCTCTCCTCCCACCTCCTGGACGAGATCGAGCAGGTCTGCACGCATGCGGCGGTCATGGCACGGGGCCGGCTGCTCACCCAGGGCCCGGTCGCCGATCTCGCGGCAGGCACCCGGGGCCGGCTCGCCGTCACCACCCCGGACCCGGCCGACGCCGCCCGCATCCTGAAGGAGCGCGGCGTCACCGGCCTCACCCTCGACGGCGACCGGGTGCGGGCCGACGCCCCACCCGGCTCCGTCGAACTCGCCGACCTGAACACGGCCCTGGTGCACGGCGGGGTACGGGTCAGGTCCTTCGGCGTGGAACGGGCCTCGCTGGAGGATGCTTTCGTCGCGCTCACCGGAGAGGGATTCGATGTCGCAGGCTGA
- a CDS encoding ABC transporter permease, whose amino-acid sequence MSQAELTREEAHPLRRNPLWTLGILRSELTTTLRRWRTIALLGVLAAVPVLIGVAVRVETAGGSSPGPGGGGAGPAFLSQVTNNGLFLVFASLAATLPVFLPMAVGVIAGDSVAGEANAGTLRYLLVAPAGRTRLLLAKYATTLAFCLIATLVVAASALAVGTLLFPVGDVTTISGTRIGFGEGLLRAVVIAVAVAASLIGFAALGLFVSTLTNSGIAAMAATVGLLITVQIVDTIPQLHGIHPYLFPHYWLSFADLLRAPVYWDDLVKNLELQGLYALVFGSAAWARFTAKDITA is encoded by the coding sequence ATGTCGCAGGCTGAACTGACACGCGAGGAGGCCCACCCGCTGCGGCGCAATCCGTTGTGGACGCTCGGCATCCTGCGCTCCGAACTGACCACCACCCTGCGCCGCTGGCGCACCATCGCCCTGCTCGGGGTGCTGGCCGCCGTCCCCGTACTCATCGGCGTCGCGGTGCGGGTCGAGACGGCCGGCGGCTCGTCGCCCGGTCCCGGCGGGGGCGGGGCCGGGCCCGCGTTCCTCTCCCAGGTGACGAACAACGGCCTCTTCCTGGTGTTCGCCTCCCTCGCCGCCACGCTCCCGGTCTTCCTCCCGATGGCGGTGGGCGTCATCGCGGGCGACTCCGTCGCGGGCGAGGCCAACGCGGGAACGCTGCGCTATCTGCTCGTCGCCCCGGCCGGCCGGACCCGGCTGCTGCTCGCCAAGTACGCCACCACGCTGGCCTTCTGCCTGATCGCTACGCTGGTCGTGGCGGCGTCCGCGCTGGCCGTGGGCACGCTGCTGTTCCCCGTCGGCGACGTCACGACGATCTCCGGCACCCGGATCGGCTTCGGCGAGGGCCTGTTGAGAGCGGTGGTCATCGCGGTGGCGGTCGCGGCGTCACTGATCGGCTTCGCGGCGCTCGGACTGTTCGTCTCGACCCTCACCAACAGCGGCATCGCGGCCATGGCGGCGACGGTCGGACTGCTGATCACAGTGCAGATCGTGGACACCATTCCGCAGCTGCACGGGATTCACCCGTACCTCTTCCCGCACTACTGGCTGTCCTTCGCGGACCTGCTGCGCGCCCCCGTCTACTGGGACGACCTGGTGAAGAACCTCGAGCTCCAGGGGCTGTACGCGCTGGTGTTCGGCTCGGCCGCCTGGGCGCGTTTCACGGCGAAGGACATCACCGCCTGA
- a CDS encoding TetR/AcrR family transcriptional regulator produces MSTSPSSSRRSESSRRATLEAALDLCTEKGYGRVTVEAIAARAGVSKKTIYRWWPSKSAVLLEAFTEALLLATPTADTDDIATDLRSHVTGAVGVLSIPPYGPAYAGILSEVHHDDELAEAVRTQLIEPRYEAVVARLRSAQEQGQIPPGADLRLGVEMLYGPVYYRHLLRKPMQGADAVASLVDHVLRALGAVAG; encoded by the coding sequence ATGAGCACATCGCCGAGTTCATCGCGCCGCAGCGAGAGCTCACGCAGGGCGACCCTGGAAGCCGCCCTCGATCTCTGCACGGAGAAGGGCTACGGCCGCGTCACCGTCGAGGCCATCGCGGCGCGGGCGGGTGTCAGCAAGAAGACGATCTACCGCTGGTGGCCGTCCAAGAGCGCAGTGCTGCTGGAGGCGTTCACGGAGGCGCTGCTCCTGGCCACCCCGACCGCCGACACCGATGACATCGCCACGGACCTGCGATCCCATGTGACGGGCGCGGTCGGCGTGCTCTCCATACCGCCCTACGGTCCCGCCTACGCCGGAATTCTCTCCGAGGTCCACCACGACGACGAGTTGGCCGAAGCGGTTCGCACCCAACTGATCGAGCCCCGCTACGAAGCGGTGGTCGCCCGGCTGCGCAGCGCCCAGGAACAGGGCCAGATCCCGCCCGGCGCGGATCTGCGGCTGGGGGTCGAGATGCTCTACGGCCCGGTCTACTACCGCCATCTGCTGCGCAAGCCGATGCAGGGGGCGGATGCGGTGGCGTCGCTGGTCGATCACGTGCTGCGGGCACTGGGGGCGGTGGCCGGCTGA
- a CDS encoding HAD family hydrolase, producing MPLPPAYALVATDLDGTLLRRDDTVSPRTRAALGLAAAAGSRHLVVTGRPVPGVRELFAQLGYRGLAVCGQGTQVYDAGAGRMIRAVGLDREAAATALGKIEAQVGQVFAAVDQDGADGRTLTEPGYLMPHPALPAHRALHRDELWAAPVIKVLIRHPELDDDALAAAAHAAVGDLATVTLSGPGTVELQPYGIDKGAGIALAAEHLGLDPATAIAFGDMPNDLPMFRSCGYGVAMANAHPLLRAAADEVTLSHEDDGVAVVLERVFG from the coding sequence ATGCCTCTCCCGCCCGCATACGCCCTCGTCGCCACGGACCTGGACGGCACCCTGCTGCGCCGGGACGACACCGTGAGCCCCCGCACCCGCGCCGCGCTCGGCCTCGCCGCTGCCGCCGGGTCCCGGCACCTGGTGGTCACCGGCCGACCGGTGCCGGGCGTACGGGAGTTGTTCGCGCAGCTGGGGTACCGGGGGCTCGCGGTGTGCGGGCAGGGAACTCAGGTGTACGACGCCGGGGCGGGACGCATGATCCGGGCGGTCGGCCTCGACCGCGAGGCGGCCGCCACCGCGCTCGGCAAGATAGAGGCCCAGGTGGGGCAGGTCTTCGCGGCGGTGGACCAGGACGGGGCCGACGGCCGCACCCTGACGGAGCCGGGCTATCTGATGCCGCACCCCGCACTGCCGGCCCACCGGGCGCTCCACCGCGACGAGTTGTGGGCCGCTCCGGTCATCAAGGTGCTGATCCGCCACCCGGAGCTCGACGACGACGCGCTGGCGGCCGCCGCCCACGCGGCCGTCGGGGATCTGGCGACCGTCACACTGTCCGGGCCGGGCACGGTCGAGCTCCAGCCGTACGGCATCGACAAGGGCGCCGGGATCGCACTCGCCGCCGAGCACCTGGGGCTGGACCCGGCGACCGCGATCGCCTTCGGCGACATGCCGAACGACCTGCCGATGTTCCGCAGTTGCGGGTACGGGGTGGCGATGGCCAACGCCCATCCACTCCTTCGGGCCGCGGCCGACGAGGTGACCCTGTCCCACGAGGACGACGGGGTCGCGGTGGTCCTGGAGCGGGTCTTCGGCTGA